In the genome of Fulvivirga maritima, one region contains:
- a CDS encoding amidophosphoribosyltransferase, with protein MSDSIKHECGIAMVRLRKPLSYFIEKYGSPTYAVNKMYILMEKQRNRGQDGVGIANIKINQKPGLRYISRYRSIDQEPIKSIFEKIAKKYKKASKEGKDKYYDEHWMKDNCAFTGEVWLGHLRYGTHGKNSIENCHPFLRQNNWRSRNLVVAGNFNMTNVDELFDILVRLGQHPKEKVDTVTVMEKIGHFLDEENNDIFRKYKEHYSNQEITELIESELDLQKVLSRACKDFDGGYAMAGMVGHGDAFVARDPGGIRPAYYYADDEVIVVASEKPAIKTAFNVDYGEIREIKPGHALIIKKDGEYGEHQFIQPKEKKTSCSFERIYFSRGTDPDIYNERKKLGSLLVPQILKAINFDLKNTVFSYIPNTAETAFLGMMQGMEDYLSAKRKEVVIDKKPHMGDLEEFLSFRPRVEKIVLKDAKLRTFIADDNHRDEMVAHVYDTTYEVVNKGKDTLVIMDDSIVRGTTLEKSILTMITRLRPKKVVIVSSAPQIRFPDCYGIDMSKMNEFVAFRAMVQLLKDENKEHLLGEVYDLCTESLAKKENINHVNKLYDEFSYEQISSKIADIVKPPEMLADLEVIYQTVDNLHKACPNHAGDWYFTGNFPTAGGTRVANQSYVNFMEGKLVRAY; from the coding sequence ATGAGCGACAGCATAAAACACGAATGTGGAATAGCCATGGTCAGGCTAAGAAAACCACTTTCTTATTTCATTGAAAAGTACGGTTCTCCTACCTACGCAGTTAACAAAATGTATATTTTAATGGAAAAGCAAAGAAACCGCGGGCAAGACGGTGTGGGAATTGCTAACATTAAAATAAATCAAAAACCGGGTTTGCGATATATCAGTCGCTATAGATCAATAGATCAGGAACCTATTAAAAGCATCTTTGAGAAGATTGCGAAGAAGTACAAAAAAGCTTCTAAAGAGGGGAAGGACAAGTATTATGACGAGCACTGGATGAAAGATAACTGTGCTTTCACTGGTGAAGTTTGGTTAGGCCACCTGAGATATGGTACACATGGCAAGAACAGTATTGAAAACTGCCATCCTTTTTTACGTCAGAATAACTGGAGAAGTAGAAACCTGGTAGTGGCAGGTAACTTCAACATGACTAATGTGGATGAGCTTTTCGATATTCTGGTTCGCTTAGGCCAGCACCCTAAAGAAAAAGTGGATACCGTGACGGTGATGGAGAAGATAGGCCACTTTTTAGATGAGGAAAACAATGATATCTTCAGAAAGTATAAAGAACATTATTCTAATCAGGAGATAACAGAACTTATAGAGAGCGAACTTGATCTACAAAAAGTATTAAGTCGCGCTTGTAAAGATTTTGACGGTGGCTATGCTATGGCCGGAATGGTAGGGCATGGAGATGCTTTCGTAGCCAGAGATCCGGGAGGAATAAGGCCTGCCTATTATTATGCTGATGATGAGGTGATAGTAGTAGCATCAGAAAAGCCTGCTATAAAAACAGCTTTTAATGTTGACTATGGTGAGATCAGAGAGATAAAGCCAGGGCACGCACTTATCATTAAGAAAGATGGTGAGTATGGTGAGCATCAGTTCATTCAGCCTAAAGAGAAGAAGACTTCTTGTAGCTTTGAAAGAATTTATTTCTCTAGAGGTACTGATCCTGATATTTATAATGAAAGAAAGAAATTGGGTTCTTTACTGGTTCCTCAGATCCTGAAAGCAATCAATTTTGATTTAAAAAATACTGTTTTCTCATACATTCCTAACACCGCCGAAACGGCCTTTTTAGGAATGATGCAAGGCATGGAAGACTACCTTAGTGCCAAGCGTAAGGAAGTAGTAATAGATAAAAAACCTCATATGGGTGATTTGGAAGAGTTCCTGTCTTTCCGCCCTAGAGTTGAAAAAATAGTGTTGAAAGATGCTAAACTGAGAACCTTTATCGCTGATGATAATCATAGAGATGAAATGGTGGCTCACGTTTATGACACTACTTATGAGGTGGTTAATAAAGGCAAAGATACACTGGTGATAATGGATGACTCTATTGTGAGAGGTACTACCCTTGAGAAGAGTATTCTTACCATGATCACTCGTTTGAGACCAAAGAAAGTGGTTATTGTATCTTCTGCACCACAAATCAGATTCCCTGATTGCTATGGTATAGATATGTCTAAAATGAATGAATTTGTGGCTTTTAGAGCTATGGTTCAGTTATTGAAAGACGAGAATAAAGAGCATTTGCTAGGTGAGGTATATGACTTATGTACAGAATCGCTGGCTAAAAAGGAGAATATCAATCATGTGAATAAGCTATATGATGAGTTTAGCTATGAGCAGATATCTTCTAAGATAGCAGATATAGTAAAGCCTCCGGAGATGCTAGCCGATCTTGAAGTGATTTATCAAACAGTGGATAACCTGCATAAGGCATGTCCTAATCATGCCGGTGATTGGTACTTTACAGGTAATTTCCCTACAGCTGGTGGAACCAGAGTGGCTAATCAGTCTTATGTGAACTTTATGGAAGGTAAGCTGGTAAGAGCTTACTAG
- a CDS encoding NADH-quinone oxidoreductase subunit N has protein sequence MQEKLTAITGSMGNFLPEIAIVISLVLLLIAGLFKAGSFNKLYQTLALIFLAIIMVLVVGQWHDVSTLESPLPLFNNMVKLSSVAVFWKIIFVLGAFITIAMGFGNKEFKDKSSEYYLLIFGILLGAHLLVMANNLLTVYLSIELLSITAYILTSFSFNAASKEAAIKYLLFGAAASGVMLFGMSWLYALTGTLTFDDVQFLDGLIKAHALPFTLAAVMTLAGMLYKISAAPMHIWAPDVYTAAPTPVAAYFSIVPKLAGIGILMRWMMVINLFGDSPVNWTIVLAVIAMITIGIGNFSALWQNNVKRILAYSSIAHSGFLVAGLVAYSETAYKAILFYSFVYLLMNMAAFLFINHAEKEWGYTKVEDYKGLINVQPLLGVALVIVMIALTGLPPTGGFTGKFLIFSALWDSYVESGNDWSLYLLIFGLMNTVIALFYYLKLPYYIIFKNAEHKPENQLIFSLQNFLGFFLVVAILLSFFKPDSLMRIINSVSFAF, from the coding sequence TTGCAAGAAAAGCTTACAGCCATAACCGGAAGCATGGGCAATTTCTTACCAGAAATAGCTATTGTAATATCACTTGTGCTATTGCTTATAGCAGGTTTATTTAAAGCCGGTAGTTTTAATAAATTATATCAAACCCTGGCCCTGATCTTTTTGGCTATCATCATGGTGCTGGTAGTAGGGCAGTGGCATGATGTGAGTACTTTAGAGAGCCCATTACCATTGTTCAACAACATGGTGAAGCTAAGCAGTGTAGCTGTTTTTTGGAAGATAATATTTGTGTTAGGAGCCTTTATAACCATAGCAATGGGCTTTGGCAATAAGGAGTTTAAAGATAAAAGTAGCGAATATTATCTTTTGATATTCGGTATTCTACTGGGGGCTCATCTGCTGGTGATGGCTAACAACCTGCTTACGGTATACTTATCCATTGAGCTGCTTTCTATTACAGCCTACATCCTCACCTCTTTCTCATTTAATGCAGCCTCTAAAGAAGCAGCTATAAAATATTTGCTTTTCGGTGCAGCAGCCTCAGGGGTTATGCTCTTTGGTATGTCATGGTTATATGCGCTTACCGGAACCTTAACCTTTGATGATGTCCAGTTTTTAGACGGCCTTATCAAAGCTCATGCTTTGCCATTTACCTTGGCAGCTGTTATGACTTTAGCGGGTATGCTATACAAAATATCTGCGGCTCCCATGCATATATGGGCTCCAGATGTGTATACCGCTGCGCCTACACCGGTGGCAGCTTATTTCTCTATTGTACCTAAGCTTGCGGGTATAGGCATCTTAATGAGATGGATGATGGTGATTAACCTGTTTGGAGATAGCCCTGTAAACTGGACTATTGTGCTGGCAGTTATAGCTATGATCACCATTGGTATTGGTAATTTTAGTGCCTTATGGCAAAATAATGTAAAGAGAATATTGGCTTATTCTTCTATAGCTCACTCAGGCTTTTTAGTGGCCGGATTGGTGGCTTATAGTGAAACGGCCTATAAAGCTATTCTCTTTTATTCTTTCGTATATCTGCTTATGAATATGGCCGCTTTCCTTTTTATAAATCATGCAGAAAAGGAGTGGGGCTATACTAAAGTAGAAGATTACAAGGGCCTTATTAATGTGCAGCCCTTATTGGGAGTGGCTCTGGTGATAGTTATGATTGCACTTACCGGATTGCCTCCTACAGGAGGGTTTACGGGTAAGTTTTTGATATTTAGCGCTTTGTGGGATAGCTATGTAGAGTCTGGTAATGATTGGAGTTTATACCTCTTAATTTTTGGATTAATGAATACAGTGATAGCCCTGTTTTATTATCTTAAATTACCTTACTATATTATCTTCAAAAACGCTGAACATAAGCCTGAAAATCAATTAATATTCTCATTGCAGAATTTTTTAGGATTCTTTTTGGTTGTAGCGATATTGTTATCATTCTTTAAACCAGATAGTTTGATGAGGATCATTAATAGTGTTAGCTTTGCATTTTAA
- a CDS encoding complex I subunit 4 family protein, whose product MLNNYLLSILIFLPLIAALVVAFIPGKFKGTFKYIALGVASVQVLLGIMLFAGYDSSQAGVNQLQGFQFLENVSWFDIHLSSFGHISAGYILGVDGLNMSMVLLSVVVMLIGTIASWNIKTREKGYFSLLLLLNGAILGCFLSLDFLLFYLFFEFMLLPMYFLIGLWGGVRREYASIKFFLYTLFGSIFILIAMIALNLSVIDPAATAIEAGFVQEGQAVSQEIVEQVQQSLSAGELSGENLVHTFNMVYMTDPANYIPGSVMDYKVVKMILGQEGRLVMFLLLFIGFAIKIPVVPLHTWLPDAHVEAPTPISVILAGVLLKIGGYGLMRTAFMIIPDGVGYYGWMMGLLGVISIIYGALNALGSKDLKKMIAYSSVSHMGFVLLGLASGTAEGVSGAVYQMVSHGVISAALFLIVGVIYERGHDRIIQNYSGLINKMPRYTIFTVIFFFASLGLPGFSGFIAEIFVLLGSFNSSVVNGFLPKWMTIIAALGLIFSAAYYLWTIQRMFFGKFFTKIEVSNDELTDLNTREYVMLVPLVILALLMGVFPSFLLDMINNSVTVFIDVISQYGNIIQQN is encoded by the coding sequence ATGCTAAACAATTATTTACTTTCTATACTCATATTTTTACCTCTTATAGCCGCTTTGGTAGTGGCGTTTATACCAGGTAAGTTCAAAGGTACTTTCAAATATATAGCTCTTGGTGTAGCCTCTGTACAGGTGTTGCTGGGCATTATGCTCTTTGCTGGCTATGATTCTTCTCAGGCAGGGGTGAATCAGCTGCAAGGGTTTCAGTTCTTAGAAAATGTATCTTGGTTTGATATTCATCTTTCGTCATTCGGGCATATTTCTGCTGGTTATATCCTAGGGGTAGATGGGCTGAATATGAGCATGGTATTGCTCTCAGTAGTAGTGATGCTCATTGGCACTATTGCTTCCTGGAATATTAAAACTAGAGAGAAAGGCTATTTTAGTCTTCTGTTGTTGTTGAATGGAGCTATATTGGGCTGCTTCTTGTCATTAGACTTCTTGCTTTTCTACTTGTTCTTTGAATTTATGCTACTCCCCATGTACTTCCTGATTGGTTTGTGGGGAGGAGTAAGAAGAGAATATGCTTCAATAAAATTTTTCTTATACACCTTATTCGGATCTATTTTTATACTGATTGCCATGATAGCACTGAACCTTTCAGTGATTGATCCTGCTGCTACTGCCATAGAAGCTGGCTTTGTGCAGGAAGGTCAAGCGGTAAGTCAGGAAATAGTAGAGCAGGTGCAGCAAAGCCTTTCTGCGGGAGAGCTGTCTGGTGAAAACCTGGTACATACTTTTAACATGGTTTATATGACAGACCCTGCTAACTACATTCCCGGGTCGGTTATGGATTATAAGGTGGTGAAAATGATCCTTGGGCAAGAAGGAAGGCTGGTGATGTTTTTACTACTCTTCATAGGCTTTGCCATAAAAATACCGGTGGTGCCATTACATACCTGGTTGCCCGATGCGCACGTAGAAGCTCCCACACCTATCTCGGTAATATTGGCCGGAGTACTACTTAAAATAGGAGGATATGGCCTTATGCGAACAGCCTTTATGATTATTCCTGATGGAGTAGGTTATTATGGTTGGATGATGGGCCTCTTAGGCGTAATTTCTATCATTTATGGCGCCTTGAATGCACTTGGTAGTAAAGATCTAAAGAAAATGATCGCTTATTCTTCCGTTTCGCACATGGGTTTTGTGCTGTTAGGCTTAGCCTCAGGCACTGCAGAGGGCGTGAGCGGAGCAGTATATCAGATGGTGAGTCATGGAGTTATCTCTGCAGCACTATTCCTTATAGTTGGAGTGATTTACGAGCGCGGACATGATAGAATAATACAGAACTACTCCGGATTAATCAATAAGATGCCTAGATACACCATTTTTACGGTTATATTCTTTTTCGCTTCTTTGGGTTTACCTGGTTTTTCCGGTTTTATCGCGGAGATATTTGTGCTGTTGGGATCATTTAACTCATCAGTAGTGAATGGATTTTTACCTAAGTGGATGACCATAATTGCCGCTTTAGGTTTGATTTTTAGTGCGGCATATTACCTTTGGACTATACAGCGCATGTTTTTTGGTAAGTTTTTCACAAAAATAGAAGTAAGCAATGATGAGCTTACCGACCTTAATACCAGAGAGTATGTTATGCTGGTGCCATTAGTAATACTGGCCTTGTTGATGGGAGTTTTCCCCTCATTTTTATTGGATATGATTAATAATTCTGTAACCGTGTTTATTGATGTAATCAGTCAGTACGGAAATATTATTCAGCAAAACTAA
- the nuoL gene encoding NADH-quinone oxidoreductase subunit L — MINPADLLQPLAWSQPTILCLLVLLLPLFSFIIITILPKSQAKASAWVGMLLTLVASFISVHLLISGWQGADVHSRVEWFSFGHLPPFTIGVLLNDPAALMLVVVTVISFLVHLFSTAYMAGDAGYKKYFGFLGLFTFSMLGIILADNVLVIFVFWELVGLSSYLLISHWNHKDSAIKAAKKAFIANRVGDVGFIIGLAILWSQFNTLDLEALKALMEASTIDNGQWIAGAHSVSLPWLTAAGICLFLGAMGKSAQFPLQVWLPDAMEGPTPVSALIHAATMVAAGVYLMARVFPLMSVDALTFVAIIGSVTAFMGAIAALAQHDIKKVLAFSTISQLGYMLMGMGVGAYDAALFHLFTHAFFKACLFLSAGAVIHALHDYAHRADAHFDAQDMRNMGGLRKYLPFTFIAYLVSTLALIGIPFFSGYLSKDALLSGAYAWADLMSEHTLSWHYLVPDLGFITVVLTALYMVRQLLLVFFGDFRIADERSIDANIKVKDVPWVMKIALSILALMSFGFIWSLNPLNHSLSWFLAALKTPTILVPDMDGEWQRALVELAEHNHMQVTIISVSMIVIGGLVAWFIYRPKGKYTINYFNRQGARNVWQWLSFNNWYLDKIYNDFIIKPIEVLSQKLQLLDTKVIDNFIDKFAIFNIILGHLTAWIDRNIVDGIVNFSVFFVGRVGLMTKSIQGGKVQSYIALAFVGILVFIFWIIW; from the coding sequence GTGATCAACCCAGCAGACTTACTACAACCCTTGGCGTGGAGCCAGCCTACCATACTTTGTCTATTGGTCTTATTATTACCTTTATTCAGTTTTATCATTATTACTATTTTACCGAAATCGCAGGCCAAGGCCTCGGCATGGGTAGGTATGTTGCTTACTCTTGTTGCCAGCTTTATCTCGGTGCATTTACTTATTTCTGGTTGGCAGGGAGCTGATGTCCATAGCCGGGTAGAATGGTTCTCTTTCGGTCATTTACCGCCTTTTACTATAGGAGTATTACTCAATGACCCTGCAGCGCTGATGTTGGTAGTGGTTACAGTAATCTCGTTTTTGGTGCATTTGTTCTCTACTGCTTACATGGCAGGAGATGCAGGATATAAAAAATATTTTGGCTTTTTAGGTCTCTTTACTTTCTCTATGTTAGGCATCATCCTGGCTGATAATGTGCTGGTGATCTTTGTTTTCTGGGAGTTGGTAGGTTTGTCTTCTTATCTGCTAATCAGCCATTGGAATCATAAAGACAGTGCTATAAAAGCAGCCAAGAAAGCATTTATTGCTAATAGAGTGGGTGACGTAGGCTTTATCATTGGCCTGGCTATTCTTTGGTCTCAGTTTAATACTTTAGATCTGGAAGCATTAAAAGCTTTAATGGAGGCCTCCACAATAGATAATGGACAGTGGATAGCCGGAGCACATAGTGTAAGTCTGCCTTGGCTTACAGCAGCAGGTATTTGCCTGTTTTTAGGTGCTATGGGTAAGTCAGCTCAGTTTCCGCTTCAGGTATGGTTGCCAGATGCAATGGAAGGACCAACTCCGGTTTCAGCGCTGATCCACGCGGCTACTATGGTGGCAGCAGGTGTATACCTCATGGCCAGAGTCTTCCCGCTCATGAGTGTTGATGCGCTTACCTTTGTAGCTATTATAGGATCTGTTACCGCCTTTATGGGGGCTATTGCAGCTTTAGCTCAGCATGATATTAAGAAAGTGCTGGCGTTTTCTACTATCTCACAGCTCGGTTATATGCTCATGGGGATGGGCGTGGGAGCTTATGATGCGGCGCTTTTTCACTTGTTTACACACGCTTTCTTTAAAGCTTGTTTGTTCCTATCAGCCGGAGCTGTAATCCATGCATTGCATGATTATGCTCATAGAGCTGATGCCCACTTCGATGCTCAGGATATGAGAAACATGGGGGGACTTAGAAAATATTTACCTTTTACTTTTATAGCTTATCTGGTATCCACTCTCGCTCTGATAGGAATTCCTTTCTTTTCAGGATATTTATCTAAAGATGCCTTGCTTTCAGGTGCTTATGCCTGGGCCGACCTGATGTCAGAACACACGCTTTCATGGCATTATTTGGTGCCTGATTTGGGCTTTATTACAGTGGTACTGACTGCGCTTTATATGGTTCGCCAGCTTCTTTTAGTCTTTTTTGGAGATTTTAGAATTGCCGATGAAAGGTCTATAGATGCGAATATAAAAGTGAAAGATGTGCCTTGGGTGATGAAAATAGCCCTCAGTATTTTGGCGCTGATGTCATTTGGCTTTATATGGTCATTGAACCCATTAAACCACAGTTTGAGTTGGTTTTTAGCGGCATTGAAAACACCAACTATCTTAGTGCCTGACATGGACGGAGAGTGGCAACGCGCTTTGGTGGAGTTGGCAGAGCACAATCACATGCAGGTAACTATCATATCTGTATCCATGATAGTGATCGGTGGCTTAGTGGCCTGGTTTATTTATAGACCAAAAGGAAAATATACCATCAATTATTTTAACAGACAGGGAGCAAGAAATGTGTGGCAATGGCTGTCTTTTAATAATTGGTATCTGGATAAGATTTATAACGACTTTATAATAAAACCCATAGAAGTGCTATCACAAAAGTTACAGTTATTGGACACTAAAGTGATAGATAACTTTATTGATAAATTCGCCATTTTTAATATCATATTAGGGCATTTAACCGCTTGGATAGATAGAAATATAGTGGACGGAATAGTGAATTTTTCCGTTTTCTTTGTCGGAAGGGTAGGTCTTATGACCAAATCAATACAAGGAGGTAAAGTACAGAGCTATATAGCCCTGGCTTTTGTGGGAATTTTAGTATTCATTTTTTGGATAATCTGGTAG
- the nuoK gene encoding NADH-quinone oxidoreductase subunit NuoK, with the protein MSSEYYFILAAALFCIGLAVIITKKNAVMVLMGVELVLNAANINFVAVNKNNLVSLDGQFFALFVIVMAAAEAAVGLAIVLKLFKYFRTTELDKINQLKG; encoded by the coding sequence ATGAGTAGTGAATATTATTTTATACTGGCAGCGGCTCTTTTCTGCATAGGGTTAGCAGTAATCATTACCAAGAAGAATGCGGTAATGGTTTTGATGGGTGTGGAGCTGGTTTTAAACGCAGCTAACATTAACTTTGTGGCGGTTAATAAGAATAATTTAGTTTCTCTTGACGGGCAGTTTTTTGCCCTTTTTGTAATTGTAATGGCGGCGGCAGAGGCTGCAGTAGGACTGGCCATTGTACTGAAACTTTTTAAATATTTTAGAACCACAGAATTAGATAAAATTAATCAATTGAAAGGATAA
- a CDS encoding NADH-quinone oxidoreductase subunit J family protein: protein MMRKEILVLIDILFYIFSALAILSAGVILFTKNLLYAAFSLVATFLCVAAVYVLAQAEFVAVTQLMIYVGGIVVLLIFGVMLTNKITDKGIITSSYNRFLGAIIAISLFVVLFYGILKINFGAVESQSADMNNVNQIGVELLTEYLLPFEIAAVVLLVALIGASVISGYKTKGTDE, encoded by the coding sequence ATGATGAGAAAGGAGATACTAGTGCTGATTGATATTCTCTTTTACATTTTTTCGGCCTTAGCTATTCTATCTGCCGGAGTAATTTTGTTTACTAAAAACCTGCTCTATGCAGCATTTTCTTTAGTAGCTACCTTTTTATGTGTGGCCGCGGTATATGTTTTGGCTCAGGCCGAATTTGTGGCTGTAACCCAGTTAATGATCTATGTGGGTGGTATAGTAGTGCTTCTAATATTTGGAGTAATGCTTACCAATAAAATTACCGATAAGGGAATTATCACTTCATCATATAACCGTTTTTTAGGTGCTATAATAGCTATTTCCCTTTTTGTGGTGCTGTTTTATGGTATTCTTAAGATTAATTTTGGTGCTGTAGAAAGTCAAAGTGCTGATATGAATAATGTGAATCAGATAGGGGTAGAGCTTCTTACAGAATACCTTCTGCCTTTTGAGATTGCAGCGGTAGTATTGCTGGTGGCACTAATAGGAGCTTCCGTTATTTCAGGATATAAAACAAAAGGGACCGATGAGTAG
- a CDS encoding 4Fe-4S dicluster domain-containing protein, which translates to MTAYFKNIGNSISTLWTGLKLTLGHISKATHTVKNKDITSDNYFEDQDGIMTVAYPHESIPVPDNGRYRLHNEIDDCIVCDKCAKICPVDCIDIEPIKAVETYGKTSDGTSKRIYAAKFDINMAQCCFCGLCTTVCPTECLTMTKAYDFSEYDVADHTYSFATMTPLEILTKKQELEEHEKAKAAAKSAGSGATKAARPVAKPRPVSKPKLNTSEDQDSVEEKKEGAESKPKPKFKPKMKPKVKTSAEKEVKEDTEEKKEEAENKPKAKPKPVMKKPKPVMKPKKKPSDNDEKGDTSAD; encoded by the coding sequence GACGGGGCTCAAGCTTACCTTAGGCCATATTTCTAAGGCCACTCACACGGTAAAGAACAAGGATATTACCAGTGATAATTATTTTGAAGATCAGGATGGCATTATGACGGTGGCCTACCCGCATGAGAGTATTCCTGTGCCTGATAATGGCCGATACAGACTTCATAATGAGATAGATGACTGCATTGTATGTGATAAGTGTGCTAAAATTTGCCCTGTCGATTGTATTGATATTGAACCCATAAAAGCGGTAGAAACTTATGGGAAAACCTCTGATGGTACTTCCAAACGTATTTACGCAGCTAAGTTTGATATTAATATGGCTCAGTGTTGCTTTTGTGGGTTATGTACCACGGTATGCCCCACTGAATGCCTTACTATGACTAAAGCATATGATTTTAGCGAATATGATGTAGCGGATCATACCTATTCTTTTGCTACTATGACTCCTCTGGAAATTCTTACTAAAAAGCAAGAGTTAGAAGAGCATGAAAAGGCTAAGGCAGCAGCCAAATCTGCTGGTTCTGGAGCTACTAAAGCAGCCAGACCGGTAGCTAAGCCAAGACCTGTGAGCAAGCCCAAACTTAATACCAGTGAGGATCAGGATTCTGTAGAGGAAAAGAAAGAAGGAGCTGAAAGCAAACCCAAGCCTAAATTTAAACCTAAAATGAAGCCGAAGGTGAAAACCAGTGCTGAAAAAGAGGTTAAAGAAGATACAGAAGAAAAAAAGGAGGAAGCTGAGAATAAGCCCAAGGCTAAACCTAAACCGGTAATGAAAAAGCCTAAGCCGGTGATGAAGCCGAAGAAAAAGCCATCAGATAATGATGAGAAAGGAGATACTAGTGCTGATTGA